A genome region from Vulpes lagopus strain Blue_001 chromosome 7, ASM1834538v1, whole genome shotgun sequence includes the following:
- the LOC121495721 gene encoding heterogeneous nuclear ribonucleoprotein A1-like: protein MSKSESPKEPEQLRKLFIGGLSFETTDESLRSHFEQRGTLTDCVVMRDPNTKRSRGFGFVTSATVEQVDAAMNARPHKVDGRVVEPKRAVSREDSQRPGAHLTVKKIFVGGIKEDTEEHHLRDYFEQYGKIEVIEIMTDRGSGKKRGFAFVTFDDHDSVDKIVIQKYHTVNGHNCEVRKALSKQEMASASSSQRGRSGSGNFGGGRGGGFGGNDNFGRGGNFSGRGGFGGSRGGGGYGGSGDGYNGFGNDGSNFGGGGSYNDFGNYNNQSSNFGPMKGGNFGGRSSGPYGGGGQYFAKPRNQGGYGGSSSSSSYGSGRRF, encoded by the coding sequence atgtctaagtcagagtctcccaaagagcccgagcagctgcggaagctcttcatcggaggtttgagcttcgaaacgaccgatgagagtctgaggagccattttgagcaacGGGGGACGCTTacggactgtgtggtaatgagagaccccaacaccaagcgctccagaggctttgggttcgtCACGTCCGCCACCGTGGAGCAGGTGGACGCGGCCATGAACGCCCGGCCGCACAAGGTGGACGGAAGAgtcgtggaaccaaagagggctgtctcccgagaggattctcaaagacccggtgcccacttaactgtgaaaaagatttttgtcggtggcattaaagaagacactgaagaacatcatctaagagattattttgaacagtatgggaaaattgaagtgattgagatcatgactgaccgaggcagtggcaaaaagagaggttttgcttttgtgacctttgacgaccacgactctgtagacaagattgtcattcaaaaataccatactgtgaatggccacaactgtgaagtaaggaaagccctatcaaagcaagagatggctagtgcttcatccagccaaagaggccgaagtggttctggaaactttggtggtggtcgtggaggtggttttggtgggaatgacaactttggtcgtggagggaacttcagtggtcgaggtggcttcggtggcagtcgaggtggtggtggatacggtggcagtggggatggctataacggatttggtaacgacggaagcaactttggaggtggcggaagctataacgattttggcaattacaacaatcaatcctcaaattttggacccatgaaaggaggaaattttggaggcagaagctctggcccctatggtggtggaggccaatactttgccaaaccacgaaaccaaggtggctatggcggttccagcagcagcagcagctatggcagtggcagaaggttttaa